In Syntrophales bacterium, the DNA window CCTCCAGTTCTTCAAGCACCAGCATATCTGCCAGCAACTCAGCCTTTAAGGTTCGCATTCTTTCACTGTTCATAAAGCACCGTCCCTTCCCGCGCTATGGCGTCCTTTATTCTGTTGTCAGCAGTAGAAAGCTCCACCAAATCCACCTTAAAAGGGCTGTCCTGAGCAATGGTAACCAGCGCCAGAAAATGCTCGCCGGAACAGGCGACAGCCAGATCTATGTCGGAATCCAGCGACGAAACATCATCGCGCGCCAGTGACCCAAAGAGGATTATTTTTGTGATGCCCGCATCAGCCAAAAGGAATTTTCCGACCAGCGCCTGCACCTCCTCAAGTGCCTGGGCATTGCGAATTGCCAGGGCATCAACCTTTTCTCGCTGCAAACGTTCTTGATACGCAGCCATGCGTGACAATTTTTCAGATGATAAAGTCATAGCAACTAAAAACTCTATGTTTGCCCTCTTATCAAACCCCACCCCATACTTGCCGCAAAACCTTTGAATTGCGAGTGTTTCACCGACGAAACCACCAGATGCAGCTCGCCTTCACGCATGCTTCAATGATCCTATAGGGAGGCCCGGCGAAAAAAATTCCAGAAATAACCACGTTTGTATCGAGGACTATCCTCACGTCCGTCCCCGCACCGTGGCGACTGCAGCCGTAATATCGGATTGCCTCAGGCCGACTTTTTTGGCCTGTTTACGGGCTTGAGCGATCAAGGCATCAAACTCCTACATTTCAGGCGGCAAAATTGCCTTGAGAATAACGACATCATCCTCTCCCAAAACCATGAATTGCGAACCGGGCTTCAAATTGAGACGTCTGCGAATGTCTTCGGGGATGACAACTTGACCTTTGGAGGACATCTTTGTGGTAGCTAAATTTTCCATTCCATACCTCCTGCGAGACCTTTGAATTTTGTCATTTCGAGGAGCGTTAGCGACGAGAAATCTTAATTCTCGTGCATAGTTAAAGATTTCTCCCTTCGGTCGAAATGACAATATTGGCAGTTATTCAAAGGTCTCAAACATGCCATGGTCTCTGACCCCGAGGAAGCGGACATTCCTTGCCTTTAGCGGAAATGCCCGTGTTGACTTCCACTCCTAATACAGTGTCGTCCTTCCCGACGCGACAATTACGAGGCTCAATCCCTTCACCCTTTCGGATTACGGCCTATCTACTCGCTGTCCTACGCTTAAAGATGACTGTTACCAGTCAGCCTCCAAGGACTCGCTACCCGGTGGATGGCCTTCCTTCCGGGGCGGGACTTTCACCCGCTTGATTACGCGACCTTGCCCGGCCGCACATAGGGCTCTGTCCCTATTTATCTCAGGAGCCATTTCCAGAGGGGAATGACTTCTATGCCATTCTCGATGTCGGTTTCGTCATCCCAGGTTACTATCGTGCCGGCGGAGAGGGAAAGTTCATCCATGGCGCTTTTCAATCCCCGGAGTTCTCGTTCGAAGGTCTTTTTATCCGACATCTCCCAGCATACCTGGATCAGTTGAGTCTCGCCGGAAATTCTGTGCCGCGCCAGGAAATCAGCTTCATACCCGTCTTTTGTCGTGACATATTCCACATCATACCCCCCGCGACGCAGGTGCATAAATACCATTGTTTCCAGCAACTGTCCGTAATTATATGCATTACGAAAGGTCATGGCATTCAAAAGCCCCGTATCGACCGTGTAGATTTTCGCCGGATTGATGAGCCTTGATTTTTCCGAACGGCTGTGAATGGGAACTTTATAAAACAAAAAAGCATCCGTCAAATGATCAAGATATTCATACAAGCTGTTCTTGGTACATTTGATCGCCATGCTCTGCATCGTATTGAAGAATTTATTGACGCTGAATTGCCCGCCGGCAGAATGCATACAATGGCGGACAAGATGCTTCAGCACAAGAATGTTACTGACCTTATGGCGCTCGACAATATCTTTCAGCAGTACGGAATCGATATACCCCTGCAATACTTCAATGCGAAGATTGCGATCCAGCGTCTGCACTTCCGGGAAGCCGCCCACTTCCAGATAATCTTTTACCGCCTTGCGTAAGATGGAGGCCGTGTTCGCGCCAAACGTTTTTGGGCTGCCGGAAAAAAGCCCGTGAAATTTCAAAAATTCCTCAAAGCTGAAGGGGAATATCTCTATGGCTATCGATCGCCCCCGCAAGCTGGTGGCTATTTCTGAGCCAAGGAGCTTCGAAGATGAGCCGGTAATAAAAATTTGAATGTTTTCCGTATCCAGCAGGCGCCTGATGAACATTTCCCATTGATCAATTCGCTGAATCTCATCAAAGAAAAAATAACACCGGCCATTGCGATGTTCGGGATATTTACCGAAATAGACATCGAGAATTTCCTGAAAATGATTAACGGTAAACTCCAGCAACCGATCATCTTCAAAGTTAAGATAAAGTATCTCCTCTTTTTTTATTCCCGAGGCAATCAGTTCCTTTATTTTCTGATAACAAAACCAGGTCTTGCCCGCCCGCCTCATACCGATGACGACATCCGCCTTGCCCCTGACCCCGGAAAATTCCTTATTCCGGGCTACCGGTTCAGGCAAGTTCCGTTCATGGAAATCATCTATAAGTTGCGAAATTACATTTTTCATGATGCCATACTATCTCTTTTTTAGAGATAGATCAATTGCTTATTATATTTATTTTAGATAAGCTTTCTTTACTCAGCACTCAGAAGGAAAGAAGAAAACCGGGGTCAGATACATAGTCATTCCGGCGAAAGCCGGAATCCAGTTTTTTCAATATGTTCCGGGTACCGGTTTTCGCCGGGGCGACGGATAAGCTTATTTTGCAATTGGCTCAGAGGAATATCGAATGGGTTTAAAATAAATAGGGCTCTGTCCCTGATTAAGCCCCAAACTTTCCTGTTCCCCCAATACCTCTATGCGATTTTCCCGGCAAAACACCTGTGAAGGGCCAA includes these proteins:
- a CDS encoding ATP-binding protein, with the protein product MKNVISQLIDDFHERNLPEPVARNKEFSGVRGKADVVIGMRRAGKTWFCYQKIKELIASGIKKEEILYLNFEDDRLLEFTVNHFQEILDVYFGKYPEHRNGRCYFFFDEIQRIDQWEMFIRRLLDTENIQIFITGSSSKLLGSEIATSLRGRSIAIEIFPFSFEEFLKFHGLFSGSPKTFGANTASILRKAVKDYLEVGGFPEVQTLDRNLRIEVLQGYIDSVLLKDIVERHKVSNILVLKHLVRHCMHSAGGQFSVNKFFNTMQSMAIKCTKNSLYEYLDHLTDAFLFYKVPIHSRSEKSRLINPAKIYTVDTGLLNAMTFRNAYNYGQLLETMVFMHLRRGGYDVEYVTTKDGYEADFLARHRISGETQLIQVCWEMSDKKTFERELRGLKSAMDELSLSAGTIVTWDDETDIENGIEVIPLWKWLLR
- a CDS encoding nucleotidyltransferase domain-containing protein, with product MAAYQERLQREKVDALAIRNAQALEEVQALVGKFLLADAGITKIILFGSLARDDVSSLDSDIDLAVACSGEHFLALVTIAQDSPFKVDLVELSTADNRIKDAIAREGTVLYEQ
- a CDS encoding AbrB/MazE/SpoVT family DNA-binding domain-containing protein, with product MENLATTKMSSKGQVVIPEDIRRRLNLKPGSQFMVLGEDDVVILKAILPPEM